The DNA window GATATCCTGTCCAACAAGCAGACCCGGGGCGCCTATGGGCAAGGGCGGATGGAGGCGATCGTCCGGGACGGGCTGCCGGCCAGTGCTTTCGCGTTTCAGGCCACCCTGTCGAACCGCACGAGACCCGATTGCCTCGTGCGCCTGCCGGGCGACGAGCGCGGCCTCGTGATCGATGCCAAGTTCCCCCTGGAGGGCTTCACCCTCTTCCGGGAGGCCAAGGGCGACGAGGCCCGCAGCCGCGCCGCCGCCAGGGTCCGCAACGACATGCTCGTGCACGTGAAGGACATCGCGGAGAAATACCTGATCCCCGGCGAGACGCAGGACATCGCCATGCTGTTCGTGCCCGCGGAATCGATCTATGCCGACCTGGCCGAGCATTTCGACGATGTTGTCCAGAAGGCTCACCGGGCTCGTATCGTCATCGTGTCGCCTTCGCTTCTGACGCTCGCCATCCAGGTGATGCAGGCGCTGGTCCGCGATGCCCGCATCCGTGAGGAGGCGCGGGTGATCCAGGTCGAGGTGCAGAAGCTTCTCGAGGACGTGGTACGCCTCGATTCCCGGGTCGCGAAGCTCGACGCGCATTTCCGACAGGCGCAGGACGACGTCACCCAGATCCGGGTCTCGACCGACAAGATCGCGAAACGTGGTCAGAAGATCGAGACTCTCGAGTTCGAGGAAGGGGAAGCCGAGTCCCGGGCCGAGTGGCTGCGCCTCCAGGGCCGGAATCTGCGGGCAGTCGAATAGGCCGGGAACCGGCTTTCTCCCGCGACGTTCTCCCCAGGCTGAACGATGCGCCAAGCGGATGATGGCGCTCGCATGTTGGCATATCTCAGAACTCGGGAAGGATTGCGCTATGGGCCTTTTGTCGAAGGACATCAAGTCGTTGGATGATCTCTTCATCCACACTCTGCAGGATATCTACTATGCCGAGCAGCAGATCACGAAGGCGCTGCCGGAGATGATCGAAAAGGCGAGCGACCCGCAGCTGAAGCAGGCGTTCCAGACCCATCTCGGCGAGACCCAGCAACAGATCCAGATGGTCGAGCAGGTGTTCCGCATGCACGGCCACGATCCCAAGGGCGTGACCTGCCCGGCCATCGACGGCATCATCGACGAAGCCCAGGAAATCGCTGGCGACATCGACGATCCGCAGGTTCTCGACGCAGCACTTCTGGCGGCCGCTCAGGCTGTCGAACACT is part of the Microvirga terrae genome and encodes:
- a CDS encoding DNA recombination protein RmuC; the protein is MNDVVLILGQTSLTLGQIVMGIAGVSLLLLLLVTALLLSTRRERALEAAIAAERAREMDDKVAELTRTQSEMTGRMRTMAEVFGTRQSDFVRMISERIDGLQHRVGQGLEASTRHQTENLSKLNERLAVIDAAQQNLTSLTGEIVGLKDILSNKQTRGAYGQGRMEAIVRDGLPASAFAFQATLSNRTRPDCLVRLPGDERGLVIDAKFPLEGFTLFREAKGDEARSRAAARVRNDMLVHVKDIAEKYLIPGETQDIAMLFVPAESIYADLAEHFDDVVQKAHRARIVIVSPSLLTLAIQVMQALVRDARIREEARVIQVEVQKLLEDVVRLDSRVAKLDAHFRQAQDDVTQIRVSTDKIAKRGQKIETLEFEEGEAESRAEWLRLQGRNLRAVE
- a CDS encoding ferritin-like domain-containing protein, with amino-acid sequence MGLLSKDIKSLDDLFIHTLQDIYYAEQQITKALPEMIEKASDPQLKQAFQTHLGETQQQIQMVEQVFRMHGHDPKGVTCPAIDGIIDEAQEIAGDIDDPQVLDAALLAAAQAVEHYEITRYGTLVAWAKQLGREDCAGVLHQILDQEKSTDQKLNRIAESKINTKAA